One Fusarium falciforme chromosome 1, complete sequence genomic window carries:
- a CDS encoding Zn(2)-C6 fungal-type domain-containing protein produces the protein MAQEVQGQSHGDSPSNPLVSAPTSTSPSLAPIAASAAPPAYAASSATAPQTAAADTTLPSIAVAIAGTSSSTPSDNPTASTASAALPSAPVPAADPDVPAASSAPTYTPASAAVVSAAPSAVPQQNGDSRASEGASTPSSNPEMSNQHPGAPHGQPVSYPGPSTPYATTVGATTAQYASYPAVTSQQPVDAYRPNPMPVGSNVMSLPSMRTIDPVPQQPGPSVTNPQGMQMSMPMAPVSGGLPFYGHHGMPMAAGYGIPSDPMSRYALPHDPRLLGHRGPKKEIKRRTKTGCLTCRKRRIKCDETHPTCNNCKKSKRECLGYDPIFRQQPGGQSSSNIQPAPSSQRTPPAIPSSVPSTIPSSIATNPGLPARATNSYGSQPSMLPSSYATAHATTASPNPSITSLSYESSLSTVASPPIKSESGYEYSSAIDPALQSLASSSAQDGSRPVDQKPMVDNNLHLRAKKMKIDEIIDLLGAAPPTQQTAQTEEVLNEVTKVYHEMYAPGLSSFFETGWYYFAESGKMSFPRDPRLMDLMASFLNILEAVRANDHAQMAYSGILETRIVWELARTSYQSPDQAPPMGAMALPRDGDANEAKNRVKVVEALLCGDYLQANPLCPPLQDVDPHRTRQFDFWYNLAEFVRIRENPTLQPAVKARDDVLTRMRYLLDGRENRDVLYSIAVVRELSPHFDPSYGNTIPAHLDESDPKNRLAVASKFILDESQVTGGTTNVVRRFSDIAYRSFVNPGVNVTRRT, from the exons ATGGCTCAAGAAGTCCAAGGGCAGAGTCACGGCGACTCTCCCAGCAACCCTCTAGTTTCTGCTCCGACGTCGACATCTCCCTCTCTAGCTCCCATCGCCGCGTCTGCTGCTCCCCCAGCCTACGCCGCCAGTTCAGCAACCGCGCCCCAAACTGCTGCAGCCGATACGACCCTCCCGTCCATCGCCGTCGCCATTGCTGGcacctcttcctcaacaccatcggaTAACCCGACCGCCTCGACCGCCTCCGCAGCTCTTCCCTCCGCACCCGTGCCCGCCGCTGACCCCGACGTCCCCGCTGCCTCATCCGCGCCGACATATACGCCGGCCTCGGCTGCTGTTGTCTCTGCTGCCCCGTCCGCGGTCCCTCAGCAGAACGGCGACAGCAGGGCCTCCGAGGGTGCATCGACGCCCTCGTCCAATCCGGAAATGTCCAACCAGCACCCAGGAGCTCCCCATGGCCAGCCTGTGAGCTATCCGGGTCCCTCGACGCCGTACGCCACGACGGTTGGCGCGACCACCGCTCAGTATGCTTCTTATCCTGCTGTGACGAGTCAACAACCCGTCGATGCCTATCGACCAAATCCCATGCCCGTTGGGAGCAACGTCATGTCACTACCGAGCATGCGTACGATCGATCCGGTCCCCCAACAACCGGGGCCGTCCGTGACGAATCCCCAGGGCATGCAGATGAGTATGCCCATGGCGCCTGTGTCGGGAGGTTTGCCATTCTATGGCCACCACGGAATGCCGATGGCTGCGGGTTACGGGATCCCCTCGGACCCCATGTCTCGATACGCGCTCCCGCACGATCCACGACTGTTGGGACATAGGGGGCCAAAAAAG GAAATTAAGCGTCGGACCAAGACAGGATGTTTAACCTGCCGAAAGCGCAGGATCAAG TGCGACGAGACTCATCCTACCTGCAACAACTGCAAAAAGTCAAAACGCGAGTGTCTCGGATACGATCCGATCTTTCGACAGCAACCGGGCGGTCAATCGTCGTCGAATATCCAGCCTGCGCCCTCGAGCCAACGCACTCCACCTGCGATACCGAGCTCTGTGCCCTCGACGATCCCCTCGTCAATCGCGACCAACCCGGGCCTACCTGCACGGGCGACCAACTCCTACGGTAGTCAGCCGTCTATGCTCCCAAGCTCCTACGCTACTGCACATGCGACCACTGCCAGCCCCAACCCGTCCATCACCTCGCTCAGCTACGAGTCCAGCCTCTCCACCGTCGCGTCTCCTCCCATCAAGTCCGAGTCCGGATACGAATACTCATCCGCAATCGATCCGGCACTGCAAAGCCTAGCTTCATCATCGGCCCAGGACGGCTCAAGACCAGTTGACCAAAAGCCTATGGTGGACAACAACCTGCATCTCAGAG CCAAGAAAATGAAGATCGATGAGATTATCGACCTCCTGGGCGCAGCCCCACCTACCCAACAGACGGCTCAAACCGAGGAAGTCCTCAATGAGGTGACCAAGGTGTATCATGAGATGTACGCACCCGGGCTGAGCTCCTTCTTTGAGACCGGGTGGTACTACTTCGCGGAGAGTGGAAAGATGTCGTTTCCTCGGGACCCACGCTTGATGGATTTGATGGCGTCCTTTCTCAACATCCTGGAGGCCGTGAGGGCCAACGACCATGCCCAGATGGCGTATTCTGGTATTCTCGAAACACGTATTGTGTGGGAGCTTGCTCGAACCTCGTACCAGTCCCCTGACCAGGCACCTCCCATGGGTGCCATGGCACTACCTCGAGATGGTGACGCGAACGAGGCTAAGAACCGCGTCAAGGTTGTGGAAGCACTATTGTGTGGTGACTATTTGCAGGCCAACCCCCTTTGCCCGCCTTTGCAGGATGTCGACCCTCATCGGACCCGTCAATTTGATTTCTGGTACAATCTTGCAGAATTTGTCCGCATACGCGAGAACCCAACACTACAGCCAGCCGTCAAAGCGAGGGACGATGTTCTGACCCGGATGCGTTATCTTCTTGATGGTCGCGAGAATCGAGATGTTCTCTACTCGATTGCTGTTGTCCGGGAACTGTCGCCTCACTTCGACCCTAGTTATGGCAACACAATTCCCGCGCACCTGGACGAGAGCGACCCCAAGAACAGGCTCGCAGTCGCGTCCAAGTTTATCCTGGACGAGTCTCAAGTCACAGGTGGCACAACCAACGTGGTGCGGCGGTTCAGCGATATTGCCTACAGATCGTTTGTCAACCCGGGCGTCAACGTTACTCGGAGGACTTAG
- a CDS encoding NADH-ubiquinone oxidoreductase 49 kDa subunit, mitochondrial — MASLRLASRGAQSLCRMRPAALAARPFSTTSLRKYAAAEPVGTRLVPVDEDFANPSDPYGLSRQLPGATRKSRENSVEDRKVRHYTVNFGPQHPAAHGVLRLILELNGEEIVRADPHVGLLHRGTEKLIEYKTYLQALPYFDRLDYVSMMTNEQCFALAVEKLLNVEIPERAKFIRTLFGEITRVLNHLMSVLSHAMDVGALTPFLWGFEEREKLMEFYERVSGARLHAAYVRPGGVHQDIPVGLLDDIYQWATQFGDRIDETEEMLTDNRIWIERLRGVGVVPASEALNLSFTGVMLRGSGVPWDIRKSQPYDAYDQVEFDVPVGTNGDCYDRYLCRMEEFRQSLRIIHQCLNKMPAGPIRVEDYKVSPPPRSAMKENMEALIHHFLLYTKGYAVPPGETYSAIEAPKGEMGVYVVSDGSERPYRCHIRAPGFAHLGGFDHVSKGHLLADAVAVIGTMDLVFGEVDR, encoded by the exons ATGGCCTCCCTCAGACTCGCCAGCCGAGGCGCCCAGAGCCTGTGTCGAATGCGGCCCGCTGCCCTCGCCGCTCGCCCCTTCTCGACGACTTCCCTGCGAAAGTACGCTGCTGCCGAACCCGTCGGCACCAGACTCGTCCCCGTCGACGAGGACTTTGCCAATCCTAGCGATCCCTACGGCCTGTCCCGCCAGCTGCCCGGTGCCACCAGAAAGTCGCGCGAGAACTCGGTCGAGGACCGTAAGGTCCGACACTACACTGTCAACTTTGGTCCTCAGCATCCCGCCGCCCACGGTGTGTTGCGTCTGATTCTCGAGCTCAATGGCGAGGAGATTGTCCGCGCCGACCCCCACGTCGGTCTGCTGCACCGAGGTACCGAGAAGTTGATCGAGTACAAGACATATCTCCAGGCTCTGCCTTACTTTGACCGACTCGACTACGTCTCCATGATGACCAACGAGCAATGCTTCGCCCTCGCCgtcgagaagctgctcaaTGTCGAGATTCCCGAGCGTGCCAAGTTCATCCGAACCCTCTTTGGCGAGATCACTCGTGTCCTTAACCACCTGATGTCCGTCCTCTCTCACGCCATGGATGTTGGTGCTTTGACGCCTTTCCTGTGGGGTTTCGAGGAGCGTGAGAAGCTCATG GAATTCTACGAGCGTGTCTCGGGTGCCCGTCTCCACGCCGCCTACGTCCGACCTGGCGGTGTTCACCAGGATATCCCCGTtggtctcctcgacgacatttACCAGTGGGCCACCCAGTTCGGCGACCGTATCGACGAGACCGAGGAGATGTTGACCGACAACCGTATCTGGATTGAGCGATTGAGGGGTGTCGGTGTCGTTCCCGCCTCCGAGGCGCTGAACCTCTCCTTCACCGGTGTCATGCTCCGAGGTTCCGGCGTGCCATGGGATATCCGAAAGAGCCAGCCCTACGATGCCTACGACCAGGTCGAGTTCGACGTCCCCGTCGGAACCAACGGAGACTGCTACGACCGATACCTCTGCCGAATGGAGGAGTTCCGACAGTCCCTCCGCATCATCCACCAGTGCCTGAACAAGATGCCCGCCGGCCCCATCCGCGTCGAGGACTACAAGGTCTCTCCTCCCCCCCGATCCGCCATGAAGGAGAACATGGAGGCTCTTATCCACCACTTCCTTCTCTACACCAAGGGTTACGCCGTTCCTCCTGGTGAGACCTACTCCGCCATCGAGGCCCCCAAGGGCGAGATGGGTGTCTACGTCGTCAGCGACGGCAGCGAGCGGCCATACCGATGCCACATCCGAGCCCCCGGTTTCGCTCACCTGGGCGGTTTCGATCACGTCTCCAAGGGCCACTTGCTGGCTGATGCTGTGGCGGTTATTGGTACTATGGATCTGGTGTTTG GTGAGGTCGATCGGTAA
- a CDS encoding Ubiquinone biosynthesis monooxygenase COQ6, mitochondrial, producing MLARRSVLGQSSFVCQSCVRQYQSQIRRASTAAQDNIYDVVCVGGGPAGLSLLTALRANPVTAGLRVALVEAQDLSKVSSFSLPPTQFSNRCSSLTPSSARYLDTIGAWQHMKRERIQDYQEMQVWDGVTGARIEFDWPPGSAADKTIAYMAENLNLTSGLLKRLHELGGVDIFDKTKVENIDLGKETEEVDLSEWPIVQLSGGHSLAARLLIGADGANSPVRTFAGINSRGWDYGRHGVVATLELEGDGWGGEFSKIAYQRFLPTGPVAMLPLPGNHASLVWSTTPEKAALLKSLSPKDFIAMVNAAFRLSPVDIGFMHTQADGQAEELSWRMQHTTVDAESIPQAVVGVQDGTVASFPLKLRHADTYTGERVALVGDAAHTIHPLAGQGLNQGQGDVQSLAKTIEYAVSHGQDLGTQLSLESYNSERYAANHVILGVCDKLHRLYSVESGPLVPLRSVGLRAVNAFGPLKNFFMQQASGTGIKLL from the exons ATGCTAGCCAGAAGGTCTGTTTTGGGACAGTCCAGCTTTGTCTGTCAGAGCTGTGTACGCCAATACCAGTCCCAGATCCGCCGGGCGTCCACTGCCGCTCAAGACAACATTTACGATGTCGTCTGTGTTGGGGGTGGCCCAGCGGGCCTGAGCTTGCTCACAGCTCTTC GAGCCAATCCTGTCACCGCCGGCCTGCGAGTCGCTCTCGTCGAAGCCCAGGATCTCTCCAAGGTCTCGTCGTTCTCGCTCCCTCCCACCCAATTCTCCAACCGATGCAGCTCCCTCACCCCCTCCTCGGCCCGATATCTCGACACGATAGGCGCATGGCAGCACATGAAGCGCGAGCGTATCCAGGACTATCAGGAAATGCAGGTGTGGGATGGAGTGACGGGCGCCCGCATCGAGTTCGACTGGCCTCCGGGCTCCGCCGCCGACAAGACGATCGCTTACATGGCCGAGAACCTCAACCTGACGTCTGGACTTCTCAAGAGGCTCCATGAACTTGGCGGGGTGGATATTTtcgacaagaccaaggtgGAGAATATTGACCTGGGCAAGGAGACTGAAGAGGTCGATCTGAGCGAGTGGCCGATCGTCCAGCTTTCAGGTGGCCATTCCCTAGCGGCACGTCTTCTCATCGGCGCAGATGGAGCCAACAGTCCTGTGCGTACTTTTGCTGGTATTAACAGCCGCGGCTGGGACTATGGCAGACACGGCGTTGTGGCAACTCTTGAGTTGGAGGGTGATGGCTGGGGCGGCGAGTTCAGCAAAATTGCCTACCAGCGTTTCTTGCCCACAGGTCCCGTTGCGATGCTGCCCCTTCCTGGTAACCATGCTTCGTTGGTCTGGTCTACCACGCCAGAGAAGGCTGCCCTTCTCAAGAGCCTCTCCCCCAAGGACTTTATCGCCATGGTCAATGCCGCTTTCCGTCTGAGCCCTGTCGACATTGGCTTCATGCACACTCAAGCAGATGGCCAGGCGGAAGAGCTCTCATGGCGCATGCAGCACACGACCGTTGATGCCGAGTCGATCCCCCAGGCCGTCGTTGGCGTCCAGGATGGCACTGTCGCATCTTTCCCCCTCAAGTTGCGTCATGCCGACACTTATACCGGCGAACGCGTTGCCCTCGTTGGCGATGCGGCGCACACCATCCACCCCCTCGCTGGCCAGGGCCTGAACCAGGGTCAGGGCGATGTTCAGAGCCTGGCCAAGACCATCGAGTACGCTGTGTCTCACGGTCAGGATTTGGGTACGCAGCTGTCTCTTGAGTCGTACAACAGTGAGCGCTATGCCGCCAACCACGTCATTCTCGGCGTTTGCGACAAGCTTCACAGGCTCTACTCTGTAGAGAGCGGTCCTCTAGTTCCGTTGCGCTCAGTTGGTCTCAGGGCTGTCAATGCCTTTGGACCCCTGAAGAATTTCTTCATGCAACAAGCTTCAGGCACTGGCATCAAGCTGCTGTAA
- a CDS encoding Glycosyltransferase family 31: MAILSRRLRRRLKTPFILIILSLFIIYSILPHDSAIRLALVFNISRFFNLLRGATTDRDAWLRAPARYSVDLSTEVGYLIKTGYGTRHRVPDQLAAFASTGGYLGKEGQSFLVVGDWTTVNQTDAALMGVTVHDAIKRVMETKIRGKVDNYPRLVKYRSLQEKLESGDEDEALRIGQSFGWELDALKFIMGMEMIYKELPGKKWYIILDDDTFLVRPSLELLLGHVDYRKPQYIGNAVGDFKARFGHGGSGILISGEAMRRLFEHPGIVQEAYAESMTETWGDRLVATTLQKLGIYIEESYNHHFNGEPPSITRIWGDRFCSPLVSFHGLRKPGEMRHVGQTLAERDQPVLWRDVWELFGGSPMSTLEGRPTELTADHVGKPDEHTRSWGDVRSANACQTRCQQSGRRCLAWTYEMESERCHTSPWVLLGADGATAKASGVNWPEVKPLLRACS, encoded by the exons ATGGCTATACTTTCTCGCCGCCTCCGTCGTCGTCTCAAGACTCCCTTCATCCTAAtcatcctctccctcttcatcatctaCTCCATTCTCCCACATGACTCAGCCATCCGCTTGGCCCTCGTCTTCAACATATCACGCTTCTTCAACCTTTTACGCGGCGCCACGACAGACCGTGACGCATGGCTCCGAGCACCGGCGCGGTATAGCGTGGATCTGAGCACCGAGGTCGGCTACCTCATCAAGACCGGCTATGGTACCCGCCACCGCGTGCCCGACCAGCTCGCTGCGTTTGCCTCAACCGGCGGCTATCTGGGAAAGGAGGGTCAGAGTTTTCTCGTCGTTGGCGATTGGACCACGGTGAACCAGACGGATGCGGCGCTGATGGGCGTCACTGTGCATGATGCCATCAAGAGAGTCATGGAGACCAAGATCCGAGGCAAGGTTGACAATTACCCGAGGCTGGTCAAGTACAGGAGCCTCCAGGAAAAGCTCGAGTcaggagatgaggatgaggctctGAGAATTGGCCAGAGCTTCGGCTGGGAGTTAGATGCACTCAAG TTCATCATGGGCATGGAGATGATCTACAAGGAGCTACCCGGCAAGAAGTGGTACATCATCCTGGACGATGATACCTTTCTAGTCCGCCCTTCGCTGGAGCTCCTGCTGGGTCATGTCGACTACCGCAAGCCTCAGTACATTGGCAACGCCGTTGGGGACTTCAAGGCTCGCTTTGGGCACGGAGGATCTGGCATTCTCATCTCCGGAGAGGCCATGAGGCGCCTCTTTGAGCACCCGGGCATCGTCCAGGAAGCATACGCCGAGTCCATGACTGAGACGTGGGGTGACAGGCTCGTAGCCACAACGCTCCAGAAGCTGGGGATCTATATCGAGGAGAGCTACAACCATCACTTTAACGGCGAACCGCCGTCAATCACGCGCATCTGGGGCGACCGTTTTTGTTCGCCCCTGGTCTCCTTCCACGGCCTGCGCAAACCCGGCGAGATGCGCCACGTGGGGCAGACGCTCGCCGAAAGAGACCAACCAGTGCTATGGCGCGACGTATGGGAACTGTTCGGGGGCTCTCCCATGTCGACGCTCGAGGGACGACCGACCGAATTGACGGCCGACCATGTGGGCAAGCCTGACGAGCACACGCGTTCGTGGGGGGATGTGAGGAGCGCAAACGCCTGTCAGACGCGGTGCCAGCAGAGCGGTCGGCGGTGCTTGGCATGGACATACGAGATGGAGAGCGAGAGGTGTCACACGAGCCCTTGGGTTCTGCTGGGGGCGGATGGCGCTACGGCAAAGGCATCGGGGGTGAACTGGCCTGAGGTGAAGCCACTGCTCAGAGCCTGCTCATGA
- a CDS encoding ATP synthase subunit 4: protein MASRLARSAVGAPLLRPVLARRAAPAISAAAVRFNSNVPAEEPKKKAQSLIDALPGNSLLSKTAILSSAAGLSIYGISSEYYVMNEETIIAICLLSVWGGLIKYGGPAYKEWAESQNNKIKNILNSARADHTEAVKGRIEDVKQMGSVVEITKNLFEVSKETAKLEAEAFELEQKTALAAEAKSVLDSWVRYEGQVKQRQQKELAQSVIAKVQKELENPKVLQQILQQSVADVEKIVAAKQ from the exons ATGGCGTCACGCTTGGCCCGAAGCGCCGTCG GCGCTCCCCTCCTCCGACCCGTCCTCGCCCGCCGAGCCGCCCCTGCCatctccgccgccgccgtgcGATTCAACAGCAATGTCCCCGCCGAggagcccaagaagaaggcccagaGCCTCATCGACGCCCTCCCCGGAAACAGCCTGCTCAGCAAGACCGCCATCCTGAGCTCCGCCGCCGGTCTCTCCATCTACGGCATCTCCAGCGAGTACTACGTCATGAACGAGgagaccatcatcgccatctgcCTGCTCTCCGTCTGGGGTGGTCTGATCAAGTACGGTGGCCCTGCCTACAAGGAGTGGGCCGAGTCGCAGaacaacaagatcaagaacaTCCTCAACAGCGCCCGTGCCGACCACaccgaggccgtcaagggccGCATTGAGGACGTCAAGCAGATGGGCAGCGTCGTCGAGATCACCAAGAACCTGTTTGAGGTTTCCAAG GAAACCgccaagctcgaggctgaggcttTCGAGCTCGAGCAGAAGACCGCCCTGGCCGCCGAGGCTAAGAGCGTCCTTGACTCCTGGGTCCGATACGAGGGCCAGGTCAAGCAGCGACAGCAGAAGGAGCTCGCTCAGTCTGTCATCGCCAAGGTccagaaggagctcgagaacCCCAAGGTCCTCCAGCAGATCCTCCAGCAGAGCGTTGCCGACGTTGAGA AGATCGTCGCCGCCAAGCAATAG
- a CDS encoding Ubiquitin carboxyl-terminal hydrolase: MPDKSASVVTYAAGASLAAAALIYVFAPNFSIDHDPASSKKKSIVGLRNQANDCFINSVLQALAGLGELRVYLIRETHRRRIEDPAVYASLVQPEGKQMAQWKLQGLQEGLVTQGLKEMLDALNERPIYRKSISPFQFVKVLEAAFKQRISRQQQDAQEFLQIVAERLKDEYHCGQRARLHARRGLIARPSTVSLDQASSSQVNGNDSDGSSQEQSASNDNGDSAIEPSTEAEIPQINGQLPIEIEEGFPMEGKYESHLECQTCRYKTKPREETFCTITLAVPQVSSTTLNGCFDGIFKTEFIDDFKCEMCRLLQTRNNLKDEIAKSTSDSFKAQAQESLDKLQYAIDTDPENPPEDVELGDMRYAPKRRIAKTTRMSIFPKILAIHLSRSIYDAGQMTQKNSAKVSFPEQLPLGGLMDQRKYKLLGLVTHRGGHNSGHYEAFRRQNLPAPYSNPNTFQPSEVYSKTPTPISTPVIGARPTHSPAISTPDLLSASSGDSSSTPSLESMAAPPRSVPSDLRTSISLPAIGKKDSETVSLRSVAASTKSALSKLTSPKQTHDSPSPPKPVVSPPKRSRRRKTTDKWWRVNDEKVREAKTSEVLGMQREVYLLFYELEKDS, translated from the coding sequence ATGCCCGACAAGTCGGCGTCGGTCGTCACCTACGCCGCCGGAGCCtctctcgccgccgccgccctcatCTACGTCTTTGCGCCCAACTTTTCCATCGACCACGATCCCGCGAGCTCAAAGAAGAAGTCCATTGTCGGTCTGCGGAACCAGGCCAATGACTGCTTCATCAACTCGGTCCTCCAGGCCCTGGCCGGCCTCGGGGAGCTGCGCGTCTACCTGATCCGCGAAACGCACCGTCGCCGTATTGAGGATCCTGCCGTCTATGCCAGTCTCGTCCAGCCCGAGGGCAAGCAGATGGCCCAATGGAAACTACAGGGTCTGCAGGAGGGCCTCGTCACCCAGGGATTGAAGGAGATGCTGGATGCGCTTAACGAACGCCCCATCTATAGGAAGTCCATCTCGCCTTTCCAGTTCGTCAAGGTCCTGGAGGCTGCTTTTAAGCAGAGGATCAGCCGCCAGCAGCAGGACGCGCAGGAGTTCCTGCAGATTGTCGCTGAGCGGCTCAAGGATGAGTATCACTGCGGCCAGCGCGCAAGACTCCACGCTCGGAGAGGTCTCATAGCCAGGCCCAGCACCGTGAGCCTCGATCAAGCGTCGAGCAGCCAGGTCAACGGGAATGATAGCGATGGATCGTCACAGGAGCAGTCAGCCAGCAACGACAACGGTGATTCTGCCATTGAACCGTCCACGGAAGCCGAGATCCCCCAGATCAACGGCCAATTACCAATTGAAATAGAGGAGGGCTTCCCCATGGAGGGAAAATACGAGTCCCATCTAGAGTGCCAGACCTGTCGATACAAGACCAAGCCACGGGAGGAAACCTTTTGTACCATCACACTGGCTGTGCCACAGGTCTCGAGCACAACCCTCAACGGGTGCTTTGACGGAATCTTCAAGACCGAGTTTATTGACGACTTCAAGTGCGAGATGTGCCGCCTGCTGCAGACAAGGAACAACCTAAAAGACGAGATTGCCAAGTCGACATCTGACAGCTTCAAGGCGCAAGCCCAGGAAAGCCTCGATAAGCTGCAGTACGCCATTGACACCGACCCCGAGAACCCCCCAGAGGATGTGGAGCTTGGGGATATGCGGTATGCGCCCAAGCGGAGAATCGCAAAGACGACTCGCATGTCAATCTTTCCCAAGATCCTGGCCATTCACCTCTCGCGGTCCATCTATGACGCTGGGCAAATGACGCAGAAGAACTCTGCCAAGGTCTCTTTCCCAGAACAACTGCCCCTGGGTGGCTTGATGGACCAGAGGAAGTACAAGCTTCTAGGCCTTGTAACCCATCGTGGTGGACATAACAGTGGTCACTACGAGGCCTTCAGGCGGCAAAATCTCCCTGCTCCCTACTCCAACCCAAACACTTTCCAGCCTTCCGAGGTCTACAGCAAGACCCCGACGCCTATTTCCACTCCCGTGATTGGGGCTCGCCCGACGCACAGCCCGGCAATCTCGACCCCTGATCTCCTATCGGCATCGTCGGGCGACAGCTCGTCAACGCCGTCACTGGAGTCAATGGCTGCTCCTCCGAGGAGCGTTCCCTCGGATCTGCGCACGTCGATCAGCCTCCCAGCAATAGGCAAGAAGGACTCCGAGACTGTCAGTCTTCGCTCTGTCGCCGCATCCACCAAGTCGGCGCTCTCCAAGCTCACGTCTCCGAAGCAGACACACGACAGCCCGTCACCCCCAAAGCCAGTGGTTTCGCCGCCTAAACGATCAAGGAGGCGCAAGACGACGGACAAGTGGTGGCGGGTCAACGACGAAAAGGTGCGCGAGGCAAAGACCAGCGAGGTGCTGGGCATGCAGCGGGAGGTGTATCTGCTATTCTacgagctcgagaaggatTCCTAG
- a CDS encoding N-acetyltransferase domain-containing protein yields MAGPTILSSPSPPSEEAGTILLETERLIIRRYFLSDAPAMAETGNDTLVPANLRAGFPSPYRLSDAEAFLSTACKPDGTAYPHHNGIFIKPLTADNPSPEPRFIGGVGIIAKGDVYFRTWELGYWLGSASWGKGYATEAIGAFVRWCFDTWPGLNRIEGEAFGRNEASQRVMKKCGFVEEGTRRGAAEKLGVLMDVVNFGLLRSDLEGVKELVRDS; encoded by the coding sequence ATGGCGGGTCCTACTATACTATCCTCGCCCTCACCCCCTAGTGAGGAGGCCGGCACTATCCTCTTGGAGACGGAACGGCTCATCATCCGCCGATACTTCCTCTCCGATGCCCCAGCCATGGCCGAGACGGGCAACGACACCTTAGTCCCGGCCAATCTCCGAGCGGGGTTCCCATCGCCATATAGACTATCGGACGCTGAGGCCTTTCTCTCCACGGCGTGTAAGCCCGACGGCACGGCCTACCCCCATCACAACGGCATCTTCATCAAGCCTCTCACGGCGGACAACCCATCCCCTGAGCCGCGCTTCATCGGCGGCGTGGGCATCATTGCCAAGGGCGACGTCTACTTTCGGACATGGGAGCTGGGTTACTGGTTGGGTTCTGCGTCGTGGGGCAAGGGGTACGCGACTGAGGCGATCGGGGCGTTTGTACGGTGGTGCTTTGATACGTGGCCTGGGCTAAACAGAATCGAAGGGGAGGCATTCGGGCGCAACGAGGCGAGCCAGAGGGTCATGAAGAAGTGCGGGTTTGTTGAGGAGGGGACGAGGAGGGGAGCAGCGGAGAAGCTTGGTGTGCTGATGGATGTGGTCAACTTTGGGTTATTGAGGAGTGATCTTGAGGGGGTGAAGGAGTTGGTGAGAGATTCATGA